The genomic interval CTTTTTAGCTGGACAGTAAGATATGAAATGATAATGAGTGCAACAACTTGCAGAAGTAAATCACTACTTTAAAGAAATGTCAGAAGGTGAGAAACTTTTCAAGGATTTTCATGATTATAATATAGTATAGTATTATTGCAGTTCATTTCAGAATAATGGAGATTTAGAAACCCACAGGATAATTTAATGGTTGGCTGAATTTGTTTCCCCATCTTGAATAAAGATTGCATTTTACTAGCTGTTGGAAATGGTGAACGAAGGAAGGTCTCAGGGATTCTTGTCAAAAACAGTGTCTCAATAGTCATCAGCTGTGGTGTTACAAATGATGAAGTTGCAGATTTTTACTGTAGTAGCTTACTTGAATAAATGCAAAGGATATGGGTTTTAAAAAACTGTGGGTGGTAGTAACTCTCACCTTATTGATGCTATGAAGTTTGATTCTTGttgtataattaatttttgttaattttgtagTATTTAGATTTGTTCACAATAAAAGGTAATTttgtgttattctctctctctctctctctctctctctctctctctctctctctctctctctctctctctctctctctctctctctctctctctctctctccataatatTTTATAGAATTTATTATTGTAATGCATGCTGCTGTTTTATGCAATttgataattataaaaaaaaaattgtttagtTTACTTTGAGTGCTATACTACATAATTATAACACATATTGTCTCTATTTCAAGGAACCACAAAGTACTTCTTGAGCCAACCCGGCATGTGACTCGCTTCATAGGATTAGCAAAGGTGGGAAATCCTGAGAAGCAGAAATGGTTGTATGCTTTTAACATCACACCAATGTCTAAGTGTGAACCAACAGAACTAGTGAAGCAGCCTCCTGATGTTACTGAGTGTCCATTCTCAGACTCCAATATTGCCCACCCACCAAAACAGGTAAAGTGTTACCTGTAAGAAGTACTCTACACTGCTACCTTGACTTATGAGTTTAATTTGCTCCGTCGCAGAGTTTTTAACTAAATTTGCTCTTATCTCaaattatttttcccctctgaaATTAATTTAAATTCCATTAATCCATTAAGgccccaccacacacaaaaaaaaaaataatagtaatttgTTCTTATCTATACTTTCAAGTTATGGTGATATCAGTAGCACAAATGCTAGTTTTTATTTctaaatgtaatttttttttctattacctgACCCAGCAGAGGAGTGGAAAGGACACAAGGGGAGCCCAATTCTTCTATGACATGAATGCCAAAATGGGTGATGAGAGAggacagaaaagaaagggaggaggtgaaggtggagagaggaaaCGTTTACCTCCAAAACCTACTGGTAAATAATGTTTGTTAATTGGTGTTATTATATCTAAGCCTTCTCATCTGTATTAATACAAAATGTCTTTATTGTAACAAAGCCAGTGTCTTGGCATTCCATTCTTACCCATCTCTTGTTACTATTCCATCTTTTCTACACTTTGTTCTAATGAATCTTCCCAATTTACAAATACTACTATAAGTAGATCCTTTGCATGCTCTGTTCCACTTGAGGGCAAGTAACTCGACACTAAGATGATTTTGTTTTTGGCTTACAGGACCTTGCTGGTTCTGCTTAGCCAGTCCTGAGGTGGAGAAACATCTTGTAGTAAGTGTTGGAGACCATACATATTTAGCTTTAGCAAAGGGTGGTCTTGTATCTGAACATCTGTTGATCCTGCCCATCACCCACTTCCAAAGCACACCAGACCTAGATGATGACTGCTTGCAAGGTAAGCAGTGTTGCAATGCTTATATTTTAAGAATTATGTTGTTGCATTGTATACTATATTACATTTTTGGCTTCTTTTTATCAGATAAAAATGTTAACTCAGAAAATTCCATGGAATGTGTCTGCACATTGTAGCAGAAACTTAATTTTGCAACAACTGTTTAAATTTTAAGATCACTTCTGTGGATAGTATTCATCAACTCAGGAGTTTGTTGGGATTCctctatgtgtgtatgtctttaCTGACATTGGTAACTTTGATTTGATCTGGGAACAGTCTGGCACTATGATGGGTGTAAAGTTAACAATCCATAGTGTTTGTACAAATAGTAAAGGATAGATTttagcttttccactttttattgcATACAGTATATCACTTCTAGTCCAGGCCATACCTTTATATCATATCTTGTAATGCTTAAACATTGATGTAGAAGTTAATTACCTTACCAGATTTTTCAGATTACCTTAGAGTAAAAAAGGAGATGTATCTGGTAAATACTGTTGTAAAATGGTAGAGACTATGTGAAATATCTTTAAACCACATTGCTGACTCACTTTCACTCAAACAGAAATAGAGAAGTTTAAGAAAGCACTTAAAGCAATgttcaagaaaaaaggaaaacgtgcCGTCTTCTTTGAGAGAAACTACCGTTCCCAGCATCTCCAGATTCAGGTGGTACCAGTTTCTAATGAAGCAGCCCTGCACCTCATGGAAACATTCACAGTAGGTTGATTTCAGACTCGTGAAGTAGTTATGTGTATCACTCCTGAGGATACATTCATTGAAGCCTGTGCAGTCCACAACACATTACATCATTGCATAGCAACAATAATCTTGATTTACCTTAATTTACCTCTTTTTCTGAAATCTCATCCCACATTCTTAGCATTGTTGGTGAGGAATTCAATAACTGCACATCTTATATCcataaagagagatagaaacacAATTGTAGCTTATTATATTACATGCatgttgtacacacacacacacacacacacacacacacacacacacacacacacacacacacacacacacacacacacacacacaccgtttagtgtagtggctagcacgctcggctcacaaccgaaaaggcccgggtttgagtcccggacgCAGcaaggcaaatgagcaagcctctaaatgtgtagcccctgttcacctagcagcaagtaggtacagggtgtaactcgagaggttgtggcctcactttcccggtgtatggagtgtgttgtggtctcagtcttatctgaagatcggtctatgagctctgagcttgctccttaatggggaaggctggctgggtgaccagctgaTGACCATAGTaaattacacactcacacacacacacacacacacacagctcagtggttagagcgctggcttcacaagccagatgaccggggttcgattcggccgggtggagatatttgggtgtgtctcctttcacgtgtagcccctgttcacctagcagtgagtaggtacgggatgtaaatcgaggagttgtgaccttgttgtcccggtgtgtggtgtgtgcctgatctcaggcctatccgaagatcggaaacaatgagctctgagctcgttccgtagggtaatgtctggctgtctcgtcagagactgcagcagatcaaacagtgaattacacacacacacacacacacacacacacacacacacacacacacacacacaccggttgGTGATCATTTAACATCAGACTGTAGTACATTttgcttctttcatcttctatgcttggtgaaaaaaaactatttggttatttgttcatttttaatTAATCCtattgataatgaaaatatttgcaTTCCTATCTTTCTAGTCACAGCCTAGCCATAATTATGATCACAAATGGTCatgtatttgttatttatctctGGCTATGCATTTCAGAACACAGCAGAAAGTTGTTCCATTgaattggatgaaattccaaAACTGTCCAACATATCTCAAATTGCTCCACCTGGGACTCCATACTTCTATGTTGAGTTACCGACGGGTGAAAAACTGTATCACAGAGTCAAGAAAAATTTTCCTCTTCAGTTTGGAAGGTGAGTGTTTTGAAATTTAGCAAGAAGAAAACTTATGtaaagatttttattttattttaaatcATAATCATTATGTTATGAAATTGTACTATATTAATTTTCATAAAATGAATAAGTTTTCAGAGATAGAATATACAATGGAACACTGCCATTTGTCCACCTTGCTAATCATACAACTCATTATTCATCCATCATGTTCACATAGAAttaaatgtgtttgtgtgtgtgtgttttgtattacaCCACAATACTCTGCTGCTCACCTAGCCAGCATTTCCCCCTATGGATAGAGCTGAGAGCTTGTACTGACCAATCTTTATGTAGGACAGAGACCATACCACACAGGGCTCTCCTATTTGTTTCACTATGCCCAATACTCAAACCCATGCACTCTCATTGTGAaccaagtgtgctaaccactacattatctGGTATGTGTGCGTGTCCAGATAGAGCACCATATACTCACACTTGTTCACATTCTTAGCTCTGTAAACCCCAGTGATTTCATATGATTTTTGTCAtatgttgtttttttggggCAGACTCAAAGTATGTCTTCTTTACAAGGATTATTGTTTAACATCCACACCACTGATCTTCCtttcataagtttttttttttttttttttttttttcaaggaactTAATTCTCCTATTTGTTATACTTTAACTTGACCTAAACGTATTTCAGAGAGGTACTTGC from Portunus trituberculatus isolate SZX2019 chromosome 47, ASM1759143v1, whole genome shotgun sequence carries:
- the LOC123520493 gene encoding CWF19-like protein 1 isoform X1; translation: MPIAQPSEYLVSGDVDGNFNQLFKRVANVNSKNGPFSMLLCVGNFFGQDNSQWLPYKRGEAKVPVPTFILGPSSEDSTSNYPDMKGCEMCENVIYLGPNGIYPSSSGLKMVYLSGKEAAGHGKSASTFTFDDIASLETQATAKPAIDILLTSQWPNVVCNYAKKPEGCDPQSSGSSMISRLAFKLRPRYHFCGTEGTYYERLPYRNHKVLLEPTRHVTRFIGLAKVGNPEKQKWLYAFNITPMSKCEPTELVKQPPDVTECPFSDSNIAHPPKQQRSGKDTRGAQFFYDMNAKMGDERGQKRKGGGEGGERKRLPPKPTGPCWFCLASPEVEKHLVVSVGDHTYLALAKGGLVSEHLLILPITHFQSTPDLDDDCLQEIEKFKKALKAMFKKKGKRAVFFERNYRSQHLQIQVVPVSNEAALHLMETFTNTAESCSIELDEIPKLSNISQIAPPGTPYFYVELPTGEKLYHRVKKNFPLQFGREVLASPPILNVTERIDWRECKMSKEEETDLRDRIREDFQPYDFTLEDDD
- the LOC123520493 gene encoding CWF19-like protein 1 isoform X2; this translates as MSNQVEKILVSGDVDGNFNQLFKRVANVNSKNGPFSMLLCVGNFFGQDNSQWLPYKRGEAKVPVPTFILGPSSEDSTSNYPDMKGCEMCENVIYLGPNGIYPSSSGLKMVYLSGKEAAGHGKSASTFTFDDIASLETQATAKPAIDILLTSQWPNVVCNYAKKPEGCDPQSSGSSMISRLAFKLRPRYHFCGTEGTYYERLPYRNHKVLLEPTRHVTRFIGLAKVGNPEKQKWLYAFNITPMSKCEPTELVKQPPDVTECPFSDSNIAHPPKQQRSGKDTRGAQFFYDMNAKMGDERGQKRKGGGEGGERKRLPPKPTGPCWFCLASPEVEKHLVVSVGDHTYLALAKGGLVSEHLLILPITHFQSTPDLDDDCLQEIEKFKKALKAMFKKKGKRAVFFERNYRSQHLQIQVVPVSNEAALHLMETFTNTAESCSIELDEIPKLSNISQIAPPGTPYFYVELPTGEKLYHRVKKNFPLQFGREVLASPPILNVTERIDWRECKMSKEEETDLRDRIREDFQPYDFTLEDDD
- the LOC123520493 gene encoding CWF19-like protein 1 isoform X3, translating into MPIAQPSEYLVSGDVDGNFNQLFKRVANVNSKNGPFSMLLCVGNFFGQDNSQWLPYKRGEAKVPVPTFILGPSSEDSTSNYPDMKGCEMCENVIYLGPNGIYPSSSGLKMVYLSGKEAAGHGKSASTFTFDDIASLETQATAKPAIDILLTSQWPNVVCNYAKKPEGCDPQSSGSSMISRLAFKLRPRYHFCGTEGTYYERLPYRNHKVLLEPTRHVTRFIGLAKVGNPEKQKWLYAFNITPMSKCEPTELVKQPPDVTECPFSDSNIAHPPKQRSGKDTRGAQFFYDMNAKMGDERGQKRKGGGEGGERKRLPPKPTGPCWFCLASPEVEKHLVVSVGDHTYLALAKGGLVSEHLLILPITHFQSTPDLDDDCLQEIEKFKKALKAMFKKKGKRAVFFERNYRSQHLQIQVVPVSNEAALHLMETFTNTAESCSIELDEIPKLSNISQIAPPGTPYFYVELPTGEKLYHRVKKNFPLQFGREVLASPPILNVTERIDWRECKMSKEEETDLRDRIREDFQPYDFTLEDDD
- the LOC123520493 gene encoding CWF19-like protein 1 isoform X5 → MSNQVEKILVSGDVDGNFNQLFKRVANVNSKNGPFSMLLCVGNFFGQDNSQWLPYKRGEAKVPVPTFILGPSSEDSTSNYPDMKGCEMCENVIYLGPNGIYPSSSGLKMVYLSGKEAAGHGKSASTFTFDDIASLETQATAKPAIDILLTSQWPNVVCNYAKKPEGCDPQSSGSSMISRLAFKLRPRYHFCGTEGTYYERLPYRNHKVLLEPTRHVTRFIGLAKVGNPEKQKWLYAFNITPMSKCEPTELVKQPPDVTECPFSDSNIAHPPKQRSGKDTRGAQFFYDMNAKMGDERGQKRKGGGEGGERKRLPPKPTGPCWFCLASPEVEKHLVVSVGDHTYLALAKGGLVSEHLLILPITHFQSTPDLDDDCLQEIEKFKKALKAMFKKKGKRAVFFERNYRSQHLQIQVVPVSNEAALHLMETFTNTAESCSIELDEIPKLSNISQIAPPGTPYFYVELPTGEKLYHRVKKNFPLQFGREVLASPPILNVTERIDWRECKMSKEEETDLRDRIREDFQPYDFTLEDDD
- the LOC123520493 gene encoding CWF19-like protein 1 isoform X4, whose product is MWAMAADSLVSGDVDGNFNQLFKRVANVNSKNGPFSMLLCVGNFFGQDNSQWLPYKRGEAKVPVPTFILGPSSEDSTSNYPDMKGCEMCENVIYLGPNGIYPSSSGLKMVYLSGKEAAGHGKSASTFTFDDIASLETQATAKPAIDILLTSQWPNVVCNYAKKPEGCDPQSSGSSMISRLAFKLRPRYHFCGTEGTYYERLPYRNHKVLLEPTRHVTRFIGLAKVGNPEKQKWLYAFNITPMSKCEPTELVKQPPDVTECPFSDSNIAHPPKQQRSGKDTRGAQFFYDMNAKMGDERGQKRKGGGEGGERKRLPPKPTGPCWFCLASPEVEKHLVVSVGDHTYLALAKGGLVSEHLLILPITHFQSTPDLDDDCLQEIEKFKKALKAMFKKKGKRAVFFERNYRSQHLQIQVVPVSNEAALHLMETFTNTAESCSIELDEIPKLSNISQIAPPGTPYFYVELPTGEKLYHRVKKNFPLQFGREVLASPPILNVTERIDWRECKMSKEEETDLRDRIREDFQPYDFTLEDDD